A DNA window from Haliovirga abyssi contains the following coding sequences:
- a CDS encoding beta-alanine-activating enzyme beta-propeller domain-containing protein, giving the protein MIVIVFMFTGCFNQKDDQGNLSGVIKESGGNVLKDVKVEIGGKATLTDGLGKYVINDLKFQKYSLIAKKEGYKQITKDIQISEKENIINLELKKLVAPKMDIKETITDKTINLTINATDSDGEIKEVTIDWGDNTTSLTITSGFDNIIKEHIYSSEGTFTIKVTAKNDDGAISSEALNVKVPNIVPKINITSEIEGLKLTLTGTVKDSDGEVKEVTIDWGDNTTSLAITSGFDNIIKEHIYSSEGTFTIKVTAKNDDGAISSEALNVKVPNIVPKINITSEIEGLKLTLTGTVKDSDGEVKEVTIDWGDNTTSLAITSGFDNIIKEHIYSSEGTFTIKVTAKDDDGAISSEALNVKVPNIVPKINITSEIEGLKLTLTGTVKDSDGEVKEVTIDWGDNTTSLAITSGFDNIIKEHIYSSEGTFTIKVTAKDDDGAISSEALNVKVPNIVPKINITSEIEGLKLALTGTVKDSDGEVKEVTIDWGDNTTSLTITSGFDNIIKEHLYSSEGTFTIKVTAKDDDGAISSEALNVKVPNIVPKINITSEIEGLKLTLTGTVKDSDGEVKEVTIDWGDNTTSLTITSGFDNIIKEHLYSSEGTFTIKVTAKDDDGAISSEALNVKVPNIVPKINITSEIEGLKLTLTGTVKDSDGEVKEVTIDWGDNTTSLTITSGFDNIIKEHIYSSEGTFTIKVTAKNDDGAISSEALNVKAPSKLKWSYKTGDWVSSPAIGSDGTIYVGSSDNKLYAINPDGTLKWSYLTGYWVTSSPAIGSNGIIYVGSWDHRLYAINPDGTLKWSYLTGYRISSSPTIGSDGTIYVGSRDSNLYAINPDGTLKWSYLTGNSINSNPAIGSDGTIYVGSHDNKLYAINPDGTLKWSYLTGDWINSSPVIGSNGTIYAGSCDHKLYAINPDGTLKWSYEIENSIDSSPVIGSDGTIYVGSYDRNLYAINPDGTLKWNYEIGYIIYSKPAIGNNDTIYVGSYKLYAINLRSK; this is encoded by the coding sequence ATGATTGTGATTGTGTTTATGTTTACAGGGTGTTTTAATCAAAAAGATGATCAGGGAAATCTTTCTGGAGTTATTAAAGAGAGTGGAGGAAATGTATTAAAGGATGTAAAAGTAGAAATTGGTGGGAAGGCAACTTTAACTGATGGTTTAGGGAAATATGTTATTAATGATTTAAAATTTCAAAAATACTCTTTAATTGCAAAAAAAGAGGGGTATAAACAAATAACAAAAGATATTCAGATATCAGAAAAAGAAAATATAATAAATTTAGAATTAAAAAAATTAGTAGCACCTAAAATGGATATTAAAGAAACAATAACAGATAAAACTATAAATTTAACAATAAATGCAACAGATAGTGATGGAGAGATAAAAGAAGTAACAATAGATTGGGGAGATAATACAACATCTCTAACAATAACAAGTGGCTTTGATAATATAATAAAAGAACATATATATTCATCAGAAGGGACTTTTACAATAAAAGTTACAGCAAAAAATGATGATGGTGCAATAAGTTCAGAAGCATTAAATGTTAAAGTACCAAATATAGTTCCAAAAATAAATATTACTAGTGAGATAGAAGGTTTAAAATTAACCCTAACAGGAACAGTTAAAGATAGTGATGGAGAGGTAAAAGAAGTAACAATAGATTGGGGAGATAATACAACATCTCTAGCAATAACAAGTGGATTTGATAATATAATAAAAGAACATATATATTCATCAGAAGGGACTTTTACAATAAAAGTTACAGCAAAAAATGATGATGGTGCAATAAGTTCAGAAGCATTAAATGTTAAAGTACCAAATATAGTTCCAAAAATAAATATTACTAGTGAGATAGAAGGTTTAAAATTAACCCTAACAGGAACAGTTAAAGATAGTGATGGAGAGGTAAAAGAAGTAACAATAGATTGGGGAGATAATACAACATCTCTAGCAATAACAAGTGGATTTGATAATATAATAAAAGAACATATATATTCATCAGAAGGAACTTTTACAATAAAAGTTACAGCAAAAGATGATGATGGTGCAATAAGTTCAGAAGCATTAAATGTTAAAGTACCAAATATAGTTCCAAAAATAAATATTACTAGTGAGATAGAAGGTTTAAAATTAACCCTAACAGGAACAGTTAAAGATAGTGATGGAGAGGTAAAAGAAGTAACAATAGATTGGGGAGATAATACAACATCTCTAGCAATAACAAGTGGATTTGATAATATAATAAAAGAACATATATATTCATCAGAAGGAACTTTTACAATAAAAGTTACAGCAAAAGATGATGATGGTGCAATAAGTTCAGAAGCATTAAATGTTAAAGTACCAAATATAGTTCCAAAAATAAATATTACTAGTGAGATAGAAGGTTTAAAATTAGCCCTAACAGGAACAGTTAAAGATAGTGATGGAGAGGTAAAAGAAGTAACAATAGATTGGGGAGATAATACAACATCTCTAACAATAACAAGTGGCTTTGATAATATAATAAAAGAACATCTATATTCATCAGAAGGGACTTTTACAATAAAAGTTACAGCAAAAGATGATGATGGTGCAATAAGTTCAGAAGCATTAAATGTTAAAGTACCAAATATAGTTCCAAAAATAAATATTACTAGTGAGATAGAAGGTTTAAAATTAACCCTAACAGGAACAGTTAAAGATAGTGATGGAGAGGTAAAAGAAGTAACAATAGATTGGGGAGATAATACAACATCTCTAACAATAACAAGTGGCTTTGATAATATAATAAAAGAACATCTATATTCATCAGAAGGGACTTTTACAATAAAAGTTACAGCAAAAGATGATGATGGTGCAATAAGTTCAGAAGCATTAAATGTTAAAGTACCAAATATAGTTCCAAAAATAAATATTACTAGTGAGATAGAAGGTTTAAAATTAACCCTAACAGGAACAGTTAAAGATAGTGATGGAGAGGTAAAAGAAGTAACAATAGATTGGGGAGATAATACAACATCTCTAACAATAACAAGTGGCTTTGATAATATAATAAAAGAACATATATATTCATCAGAAGGGACTTTTACAATAAAAGTTACAGCAAAAAATGATGATGGTGCAATAAGTTCAGAAGCATTAAATGTTAAAGCTCCAAGCAAATTAAAATGGAGCTATAAAACAGGAGATTGGGTATCCTCACCAGCAATAGGAAGTGATGGTACAATTTATGTAGGAAGTTCTGATAATAAATTGTATGCAATAAATCCAGATGGGACATTAAAATGGAGTTATTTAACAGGATATTGGGTAACCTCAAGTCCGGCAATAGGAAGTAATGGTATTATCTATGTAGGAAGTTGGGATCATAGATTGTATGCAATAAATCCAGATGGGACATTAAAATGGAGTTATTTAACAGGATATAGGATAAGCTCAAGTCCGACAATAGGAAGTGATGGTACAATTTATGTAGGAAGTCGTGATAGTAATTTGTATGCAATAAATCCAGATGGGACATTAAAATGGAGTTATTTAACAGGGAATTCTATAAATTCAAATCCGGCAATAGGAAGTGATGGTACAATTTATGTAGGAAGTCATGATAATAAATTGTATGCAATAAATCCAGATGGGACATTAAAATGGAGTTATTTAACAGGAGATTGGATAAACTCAAGCCCAGTAATAGGAAGTAATGGTACTATCTATGCAGGAAGTTGTGATCATAAATTGTATGCAATAAATCCAGATGGGACATTGAAATGGAGCTATGAAATAGAAAATAGTATAGACTCAAGTCCAGTAATAGGAAGTGATGGTACAATTTATGTAGGAAGTTATGATCGTAATTTGTATGCAATAAATCCAGATGGGACATTAAAATGGAATTATGAAATAGGATATATAATATACTCAAAGCCAGCAATAGGAAATAATGATACTATCTATGTAGGAAGTTATAAATTGTATGCAATAAATTTGAGATCAAAATGA
- a CDS encoding leucine-rich repeat domain-containing protein, with protein MVKNKLIILFLILFLSGCFLNEKLKIDKVELNINKKLIRADGTDKLVLKGIVKNKYGDILTNYHINYYVNRQKIENNFFSTDKSGKYILECEVEGIRSKSIEVEFDKPPVLNMFGKRENNNINLSGNILDIDGKIKKIQIDWENDGEIDEEIDENFLMLNLNHSYNLEHKTIELKIIAFDDKGLSTVKTYIFFYNKHFENVIKAKLDIPENGNIYYNDLKQVKNLLIYKFDLIEELKYFTNLKTLYIESIENKTLIKFIIPKLDYLNDLTIENCRISDFSFLKNIKNLERLNLEKDDIENFNIDEYIKNLKELDIIQNKIDNIKRLINLMGLEKLYLPYLKNKDFEFIKKLNNLKELYLAGDNIEDISFLGNLKHLEKLDLSENSIKNILPLTDMVNLKELNLEGNLLEDISSIENLTKLEKLYLSDNQLKDISKLEKLTALKILDLKFNEIIKLDGLDNLINLEELMISNNKIDNLFPIVNLMNLETLEFSYNKIKEISYLQNMTNLENLYADNNLITDLRVMLELNSLKYLNIKNNPIYENVQIDNYKIILELEKKLDIFEY; from the coding sequence ATGGTTAAAAATAAATTAATAATATTATTTTTAATATTATTTCTAAGCGGATGTTTTTTAAATGAGAAACTAAAAATAGATAAAGTAGAATTAAATATAAATAAAAAATTAATAAGAGCGGATGGAACTGATAAATTAGTATTAAAAGGTATAGTTAAAAATAAATATGGAGATATATTGACAAATTATCACATTAATTATTATGTAAATAGGCAAAAAATTGAGAACAATTTTTTTTCAACAGATAAAAGCGGAAAATATATTTTAGAATGTGAAGTAGAGGGGATAAGAAGTAAGAGTATAGAAGTTGAATTTGATAAACCACCAGTATTAAATATGTTTGGAAAAAGAGAAAATAATAATATAAATTTATCAGGAAATATTTTAGATATAGATGGTAAAATAAAAAAGATTCAAATTGATTGGGAGAATGATGGAGAAATAGATGAAGAAATAGATGAAAATTTTTTGATGTTGAATTTAAATCATAGCTATAATTTAGAACATAAAACAATAGAATTAAAAATAATAGCATTTGATGATAAAGGATTATCTACTGTTAAAACGTATATATTTTTTTATAATAAACATTTTGAAAATGTAATTAAGGCAAAATTAGATATTCCTGAAAATGGAAATATTTATTATAATGATTTAAAACAGGTTAAAAATTTACTTATATACAAGTTTGATTTAATAGAGGAATTAAAGTATTTTACAAATTTAAAAACATTATATATAGAAAGTATAGAAAATAAAACGTTAATAAAATTTATAATTCCTAAACTTGATTATTTAAACGATTTAACTATTGAAAACTGTAGAATATCAGATTTTTCATTTTTAAAAAATATTAAGAATTTAGAAAGATTAAACTTAGAAAAAGATGACATAGAGAATTTTAATATAGATGAGTATATTAAAAATTTAAAAGAGTTAGATATTATACAGAATAAAATTGACAATATAAAAAGATTAATAAATTTAATGGGATTAGAAAAATTATATTTGCCATATTTAAAAAATAAAGATTTTGAATTTATAAAAAAATTAAATAACTTAAAAGAATTATATTTGGCAGGAGATAATATAGAAGATATAAGCTTTTTAGGAAATTTAAAACATTTAGAAAAATTAGATTTAAGTGAAAACAGTATAAAAAATATTTTACCTTTAACTGATATGGTAAATTTGAAAGAATTAAATTTAGAAGGGAATTTGTTAGAAGATATTTCTAGTATTGAAAATTTAACAAAATTGGAAAAATTATATTTGTCTGACAATCAATTAAAAGATATATCAAAATTGGAGAAATTAACTGCATTAAAAATATTAGATCTGAAATTTAACGAAATAATAAAATTGGATGGATTAGATAATTTAATAAATTTAGAAGAATTAATGATAAGTAATAATAAAATTGATAATTTGTTTCCAATAGTAAATTTAATGAATTTAGAAACATTAGAATTTAGTTATAATAAAATAAAAGAGATTAGTTATTTGCAGAATATGACAAATTTAGAAAATTTATATGCAGATAATAATTTAATAACTGATTTGAGAGTGATGTTAGAATTAAATTCTTTAAAATATTTAAATATAAAGAATAATCCAATTTATGAGAATGTTCAAATAGATAATTATAAAATAATTTTAGAGTTGGAGAAAAAATTAGATATATTTGAATATTAA
- the secA gene encoding preprotein translocase subunit SecA: MLKKMLGRIIGTKNEREIKRMLKKVEKINELEPQFQALSDEQLKAKTVEFREKLANGETLDDILAEAFAVVREAGKRVLGMRHYDVQMVGGIVLHEGKIAEMKTGEGKTLVATLPVYLNALTGKGVHLVTVNDYLAKRDKEWMGKIYEFLGLKVGVILNGLENDERKEAYDSDITYGTNNEFGFDYLRDNMTTDKGQKVQRELNYAIVDEVDSILIDEARTPLIISGAAEETTKWYKIFADISIQVIKGTDYEVDEKAHSTLLTDVGIKKVEKILKIDNLYSPENVELTHYLNQALRAKELFKRDKDYIVKDGEVVIVDEFTGRLMSGRRYSEGLHQAIEAKEGVDIAGENQTLATITLQNYFRMYTKLSGMTGTAETEAGEFMHIYKLPIIIMPTNKPIARKDNPDLVFKTKREKIDAIVNRIIELYKKGQPTLVGTASIDSSEELSAVLKAKKIPHSVLNAKHHEKEAEIVAQAGRYGAVTIATNMAGRGTDIVLGGNPEFMAKLEAEEGTEEYEKLLKKHEEHCSIEKEKVLAAGGLFILGTERHESRRIDNQLRGRSGRQGDPGATEFYLSLEDELMRLFGSDKVRNVMERLGLPEGEPIFHPMITKAIENAQKKVEARNFSVRKQLLEYDDVMNQQREIIYDQRNKILEKDNLKSEVLNMLKSTSDFEATIKLTGETPEEWDVEGLKDRLYELYEYDLNIENIKEKDVEDIKNEIYSELVDIYESKEKEFTEELMRRLEKYIMIEILDGRWRENLQVLDSLKEGINLRAYGQKDPVVEYKILSSEIYSDMIKTVKEETTSYLFKIKVEKPDFIERQRVETPMYYNTSEDEEVKKKPIRKTKVGRNDPCPCGSGKKYKNCCGR; encoded by the coding sequence ATGTTGAAAAAAATGTTAGGTAGAATAATTGGTACAAAAAATGAAAGAGAAATAAAAAGAATGTTAAAAAAAGTTGAGAAAATAAATGAATTAGAACCTCAATTTCAAGCATTAAGTGATGAACAGTTAAAAGCTAAAACTGTAGAATTTAGAGAAAAACTAGCAAATGGAGAAACATTAGATGACATTTTAGCAGAAGCATTTGCAGTAGTAAGAGAAGCTGGAAAAAGAGTTCTTGGAATGAGACATTATGATGTGCAAATGGTTGGAGGAATAGTTCTTCATGAAGGAAAAATAGCTGAGATGAAAACAGGAGAAGGAAAAACATTAGTTGCAACATTACCTGTATATCTGAATGCTTTAACTGGAAAAGGAGTTCATCTAGTAACGGTAAATGATTATTTGGCAAAAAGAGATAAAGAGTGGATGGGAAAAATATATGAATTTTTAGGATTAAAAGTTGGGGTTATATTAAATGGATTAGAAAATGATGAAAGAAAAGAAGCTTATGATTCTGATATAACTTATGGTACAAATAATGAATTTGGATTTGATTATTTAAGAGATAATATGACAACTGATAAAGGTCAAAAAGTACAAAGAGAATTAAATTATGCAATAGTGGATGAGGTTGATTCAATTTTAATTGATGAAGCTAGAACACCACTTATAATTTCTGGAGCAGCAGAAGAAACTACAAAGTGGTATAAAATATTTGCAGATATATCAATACAAGTAATAAAAGGGACAGATTATGAGGTAGATGAGAAAGCTCATTCTACACTTTTAACTGATGTTGGGATAAAAAAAGTTGAGAAAATATTAAAAATAGATAATTTATATTCGCCTGAAAATGTGGAATTAACACATTATTTAAATCAAGCATTAAGAGCAAAAGAACTATTTAAAAGAGATAAAGATTATATAGTTAAAGATGGAGAAGTAGTAATAGTAGATGAATTTACAGGTAGACTTATGTCTGGAAGAAGATATTCTGAAGGGTTACATCAAGCAATAGAAGCTAAAGAAGGAGTGGATATTGCAGGAGAAAATCAAACTTTAGCTACAATTACTTTACAAAATTATTTTAGAATGTATACTAAATTATCAGGTATGACTGGTACTGCTGAAACAGAAGCAGGAGAATTTATGCATATCTATAAATTACCAATAATTATAATGCCGACAAACAAACCAATTGCAAGAAAAGATAATCCAGATCTTGTATTTAAAACAAAACGAGAAAAGATAGATGCAATAGTGAATAGAATAATTGAGCTTTATAAAAAAGGACAACCAACTCTTGTAGGTACAGCATCTATAGATAGTTCAGAAGAGTTATCTGCTGTTTTGAAAGCTAAAAAGATTCCTCACAGCGTATTAAATGCAAAACATCATGAGAAAGAAGCTGAAATAGTAGCTCAAGCAGGTAGATATGGAGCTGTAACAATAGCTACAAATATGGCAGGAAGAGGAACGGATATTGTACTTGGTGGGAACCCTGAATTTATGGCTAAATTAGAAGCAGAAGAAGGGACAGAAGAATATGAAAAATTATTAAAGAAACATGAAGAACATTGTTCTATTGAAAAAGAAAAAGTTTTAGCAGCTGGTGGATTATTTATATTAGGAACAGAAAGACATGAAAGTAGACGTATAGATAACCAATTGAGAGGAAGATCAGGGCGTCAAGGAGATCCAGGAGCTACAGAATTTTATCTATCTTTAGAAGATGAATTAATGAGATTATTTGGTTCTGATAAAGTAAGAAATGTAATGGAGAGATTAGGTTTACCTGAAGGAGAACCAATTTTTCATCCAATGATAACAAAAGCTATAGAAAATGCACAAAAGAAAGTGGAAGCAAGAAACTTTTCTGTAAGAAAACAATTATTAGAATATGATGATGTAATGAATCAACAAAGAGAAATTATATATGACCAAAGAAATAAAATATTAGAAAAAGATAATTTAAAAAGCGAAGTTTTAAATATGCTAAAATCTACATCTGACTTTGAAGCAACTATAAAATTAACAGGAGAAACACCTGAAGAGTGGGATGTAGAGGGATTAAAGGATAGATTATATGAATTATATGAGTATGATCTAAATATAGAAAATATAAAAGAAAAAGATGTTGAAGATATAAAAAATGAAATTTATTCTGAATTAGTTGACATATATGAAAGTAAAGAAAAAGAATTTACAGAAGAGCTAATGAGAAGATTAGAAAAGTATATTATGATTGAAATATTAGATGGTAGATGGAGAGAAAATTTACAAGTTTTAGATTCTTTAAAAGAGGGTATAAATCTAAGAGCATATGGACAAAAAGATCCAGTAGTAGAATATAAAATATTATCATCAGAAATATATAGTGATATGATAAAAACAGTAAAAGAGGAAACTACATCATATTTATTTAAGATAAAAGTAGAAAAACCTGATTTTATAGAAAGACAAAGGGTAGAAACACCAATGTATTATAATACTTCAGAAGATGAAGAGGTAAAAAAGAAACCAATAAGAAAAACTAAAGTAGGAAGAAATGATCCTTGCCCTTGTGGAAGTGGAAAAAAATATAAAAATTGTTGTGGAAGATAA
- a CDS encoding mannose-1-phosphate guanylyltransferase, whose amino-acid sequence MLTAFIMAGGSGERFWPLSTKEKPKQLLKLVSDKSMIRETVDRILPIIPAERIFIGTNAIQANGIKKELPMIPEENIIIEPSFKDTAAAIGYGALNIDIRYPNSEMIVLASDHLIKNEENFRKRILSGAEEAKKGNIITLGIKPTKPETGYGYIETEAECYIGEASKVIRFWEKPNLERAEKYVESGNYLWNSGMFIFSTKTILESIEKFMPNHWETLEEIKLIMGNKEIDPKEKKVRIEEEFEEFEKISIDFGVMEYAKNIKVIPVDFGWSDVGSYTALDEVFDKNEKGNIVKDARVIDIDSKDNIVVGEKESEKVIAVIGVKDLVVVDTKDSLLICSKKNAQHIKKVIKELKNV is encoded by the coding sequence ATGTTAACAGCTTTTATAATGGCAGGGGGAAGCGGAGAAAGATTTTGGCCTTTATCAACAAAAGAAAAACCTAAACAATTATTGAAATTAGTATCAGATAAATCTATGATAAGAGAAACTGTGGATAGAATTTTACCAATAATACCAGCAGAACGAATTTTTATAGGGACTAATGCAATACAAGCTAATGGAATAAAAAAAGAGCTTCCTATGATTCCAGAAGAAAATATAATTATAGAACCATCATTTAAAGATACAGCAGCTGCAATAGGATATGGAGCTTTGAATATCGATATTAGATATCCAAATTCAGAGATGATAGTATTAGCTTCTGATCATTTAATAAAAAATGAAGAAAATTTTAGAAAAAGAATATTATCAGGAGCAGAAGAAGCGAAAAAAGGTAATATTATAACACTTGGAATAAAACCTACAAAACCAGAAACAGGATATGGATATATAGAAACAGAAGCAGAATGTTATATTGGAGAAGCTTCAAAAGTAATTAGATTTTGGGAAAAACCAAATTTAGAAAGAGCTGAAAAATATGTAGAATCAGGAAATTATTTGTGGAATAGTGGAATGTTTATATTTTCTACTAAAACAATCCTTGAAAGTATAGAAAAATTTATGCCTAATCATTGGGAAACGTTAGAAGAGATAAAGCTTATAATGGGAAATAAAGAGATTGATCCTAAAGAAAAAAAAGTAAGAATAGAGGAAGAATTTGAAGAATTTGAAAAAATTTCAATTGATTTTGGAGTTATGGAATATGCAAAAAATATAAAAGTGATTCCAGTAGATTTTGGATGGAGTGATGTAGGAAGTTATACTGCATTAGATGAAGTATTTGATAAAAATGAAAAAGGGAATATAGTAAAAGATGCTAGAGTAATAGATATAGATAGTAAAGATAATATAGTTGTTGGAGAAAAAGAAAGTGAAAAAGTGATTGCAGTTATAGGAGTAAAGGATTTAGTTGTGGTAGATACAAAAGATTCTTTGCTTATATGTAGCAAAAAAAATGCACAACATATAAAAAAAGTTATAAAAGAATTGAAGAACGTTTAA
- a CDS encoding methyl-accepting chemotaxis protein has product MKISQKLILLGGILLIVIILIGQNGILQVQSMKKGVETISGVSNKILKNTIPLIESTVKIENSILNLKVKERTILLEDNLKEIKKSKREIENIHKIINVQAGDLGDNNKIVDLKKNIETVKNSIEKIIALKESIIIKEDVNNENLKKLLVTTEELKGKIRNLEVNYKSNINKTIERKLKNSIRIEEMQLRRKKAIVNNKEFTDLQVANTVKGNVYVSKYFYVGGYGKKGYGIILDKNFNVLFHPYLKKLPKTLKFDKNSGMILTSDLRNSENNLEDAVIYYKKTKYRGIILGAVMFSSDIYNLTDFKLLNSKLLEIIGYEKDSFILKGDSYNENTKKWSDAVAKYRVILKKQLEKYPKLKKVYIELGKKLDIHTKIFDSISQYQSFKNEKWVDIYKEQSKVDENINKSLGITDELRKVTSKNVSDTVDKSEIIKNGISKKAKSSKTFVIIILVIGVLIGILLTAVISFMITNPIFKLKTLMKKAENGDLNVVAEIKTKDELKDLADSFNNMIKGMKDIIVNSKNVTLEVGKEAENLVSSSVESRNSVESIGENSIKVKNNSEENISRIKMFSSKIKDLTKKVEMVSNKITVSSENSIEMSSIANEGYSFSNNLINDVKDIIVNSEDISKLIEDLSEDIKNISQFLLKINSISDQTDMLALNAAIEAARAGEAGKGFAVVAQEIRKLSGETNDIANDISSYVGEIEKKNTEIVNKTEKTERISKVTQDGINEIKSKLNNIMKTADLIKENMGNITLVEDEQIKDFELILKDSDNIEKDNNKILEDINEINVSIEEQMKVIEYISESAENLNSKVENLNGIIEKFKI; this is encoded by the coding sequence ATGAAGATATCACAAAAGTTAATTTTATTAGGTGGGATTTTACTTATTGTAATAATTCTTATTGGGCAAAACGGTATATTACAAGTTCAATCTATGAAAAAAGGTGTTGAAACTATATCTGGTGTTTCAAATAAAATTTTAAAAAATACAATACCGTTGATAGAAAGTACAGTGAAAATTGAAAATTCTATATTAAATTTAAAAGTTAAAGAAAGGACTATACTTCTTGAGGATAATTTAAAAGAAATTAAAAAATCAAAACGAGAGATAGAGAATATACATAAAATTATAAATGTTCAAGCAGGAGACTTAGGAGATAATAATAAAATAGTAGATTTAAAGAAAAATATAGAAACTGTCAAAAATAGTATAGAAAAAATAATAGCTCTAAAAGAAAGCATTATAATTAAAGAAGATGTTAATAATGAGAATTTAAAAAAATTATTAGTTACCACTGAAGAGTTAAAAGGAAAAATTAGAAATTTAGAGGTAAATTACAAAAGTAATATAAATAAAACAATAGAAAGAAAACTTAAAAATAGTATAAGAATAGAAGAGATGCAACTAAGAAGAAAAAAAGCGATAGTTAATAATAAGGAATTTACAGATTTACAAGTTGCAAATACTGTAAAAGGAAATGTTTATGTATCAAAATATTTTTATGTAGGTGGATATGGAAAAAAAGGATATGGAATTATATTAGATAAAAATTTTAATGTTTTATTTCATCCATATTTAAAAAAACTGCCAAAGACTTTAAAATTTGATAAAAATAGTGGTATGATATTAACTTCAGATTTGAGAAATAGTGAAAATAATTTAGAAGATGCTGTAATATATTATAAAAAAACAAAATATAGAGGAATAATACTTGGAGCGGTTATGTTTTCAAGTGATATATATAATTTGACAGATTTTAAATTATTAAATAGTAAATTGTTAGAAATAATTGGCTATGAAAAAGATTCATTTATATTAAAAGGTGATTCTTATAATGAAAATACAAAAAAATGGAGTGATGCAGTAGCTAAATATAGGGTTATATTAAAAAAACAATTAGAAAAATATCCTAAATTAAAAAAAGTATATATAGAATTAGGAAAAAAACTAGATATTCATACTAAAATATTTGATTCTATTAGCCAATATCAATCTTTTAAAAATGAAAAATGGGTTGATATTTATAAAGAACAATCTAAAGTAGATGAAAATATTAATAAATCTTTAGGGATAACTGATGAATTAAGAAAAGTAACTAGCAAGAACGTAAGCGACACTGTAGATAAATCAGAAATAATAAAAAATGGTATATCTAAAAAAGCAAAAAGTAGTAAAACATTTGTAATAATAATATTAGTTATAGGAGTTTTAATAGGAATATTATTAACAGCAGTGATATCATTTATGATAACAAATCCAATATTTAAATTAAAAACATTAATGAAAAAAGCTGAAAATGGAGATTTGAATGTTGTAGCAGAAATAAAAACAAAAGATGAATTAAAAGATTTAGCAGATAGTTTTAATAATATGATAAAAGGTATGAAAGATATAATAGTAAATTCTAAAAATGTTACCTTAGAAGTTGGAAAAGAAGCTGAAAACTTAGTAAGTAGTTCTGTAGAGAGTAGAAATTCTGTAGAGAGTATAGGAGAGAATTCTATAAAAGTTAAAAATAATTCAGAAGAAAATATAAGTAGAATAAAAATGTTTTCTAGTAAAATAAAAGATTTGACAAAAAAAGTTGAAATGGTAAGCAATAAGATAACAGTATCTAGTGAAAATAGCATTGAAATGTCTAGTATTGCAAACGAGGGATATAGTTTTTCTAATAACTTAATAAATGATGTTAAAGATATAATTGTAAATAGTGAAGATATTTCTAAATTGATAGAGGATTTAAGTGAAGATATAAAAAATATTAGTCAATTTTTATTAAAAATAAATTCAATATCAGATCAAACAGATATGTTAGCATTAAATGCAGCAATAGAAGCTGCAAGAGCAGGAGAAGCAGGAAAAGGATTTGCAGTAGTAGCACAAGAAATAAGAAAATTATCAGGTGAAACAAATGATATAGCTAATGATATATCATCATATGTAGGAGAAATTGAAAAGAAAAATACAGAAATAGTTAATAAAACAGAAAAAACAGAAAGAATAAGTAAAGTGACTCAAGATGGAATAAATGAAATAAAATCAAAACTTAATAATATTATGAAAACAGCGGATTTAATAAAAGAAAATATGGGGAATATAACATTAGTTGAAGATGAACAAATAAAAGATTTCGAATTAATATTAAAAGATTCTGATAATATTGAAAAAGATAATAATAAAATATTAGAGGATATAAATGAAATAAATGTTTCAATAGAAGAGCAAATGAAAGTTATAGAGTATATAAGTGAAAGTGCTGAAAATTTAAATAGTAAAGTGGAAAATCTAAATGGTATAATAGAGAAGTTTAAAATTTAA